The Candidatus Obscuribacterales bacterium genome has a segment encoding these proteins:
- a CDS encoding S1/P1 nuclease — protein sequence MFKRFLSFLISLFRNQRQTARTFNGTGHMTVANLAYKKLKPETKKRVKELLKLNPYYDRWQAAIPSDASQDERDRRTFMFASMWADDIKRDKNYVSDKVDGGGQQDFAAEVSDYSDMRMHKYWHYVNYPFSNDGTPLPPVAKPNLETALGDLRAVIASDATEAQKSYALSWLLHLVGDAHQPLHAVARVSQNEKGGDLGGNKVFVIVKGRNSRLHFFWDDVLGVERQAWQVNKLAREIPSDDTQATANLTVNDWLMESFNACRELVYTDPILEGSGPFTITDEYTEKARKFIKKRVSLAATRLANLLNAELK from the coding sequence ATGTTTAAACGATTCCTTTCATTTTTGATTTCGCTGTTCCGCAATCAGCGACAGACGGCTCGCACTTTTAATGGCACCGGTCACATGACTGTGGCTAATCTTGCCTATAAGAAATTGAAGCCGGAAACTAAAAAGCGCGTAAAAGAGCTGCTGAAGCTCAATCCGTATTACGATCGCTGGCAGGCTGCCATTCCATCTGATGCCTCGCAAGATGAACGCGATCGTCGCACATTCATGTTTGCCTCAATGTGGGCAGACGACATCAAGCGCGACAAAAACTATGTTTCTGACAAAGTGGATGGTGGCGGTCAGCAAGACTTTGCCGCCGAGGTCAGCGACTATAGTGATATGCGTATGCACAAGTACTGGCATTACGTTAACTATCCGTTTTCTAACGACGGAACACCGTTGCCGCCAGTGGCCAAGCCGAATTTGGAAACCGCTCTCGGTGACTTGCGTGCAGTGATTGCATCGGATGCCACGGAAGCGCAGAAGTCCTATGCGTTGAGCTGGCTTTTGCACCTGGTTGGCGATGCGCATCAGCCTTTGCACGCTGTTGCCCGCGTAAGCCAAAATGAAAAGGGTGGTGATCTGGGCGGCAACAAAGTATTTGTTATCGTCAAAGGTCGCAATTCTCGGTTGCACTTCTTCTGGGACGATGTTCTGGGAGTAGAAAGACAAGCCTGGCAGGTAAATAAATTGGCGCGAGAAATCCCGTCTGACGATACGCAAGCGACTGCCAATCTGACAGTCAATGACTGGCTGATGGAAAGCTTCAATGCTTGCCGAGAGTTGGTCTACACGGACCCAATTCTTGAAGGCTCCGGTCCTTTCACCATCACTGATGAGTACACCGAGAAGGCAAGGAAATTTATCAAGAAGAGAGTTTCACTTGCTGCCACGCGTTTGGCTAATCTCTTGAACGCTGAGCTCAAGTAA
- a CDS encoding DUF5615 family PIN-like protein, giving the protein MKIKLDENIGKRGKEILEAAGHEVLTVADQKMCGSSDDSLIAVCAKEGRCLVTLDLGFSNPLLFSPAKHSGIAVLRLPSKANRIDLLTALANLIRILDQSSIAGKLWIVERHRVREYRPDDEPLY; this is encoded by the coding sequence TTGAAAATCAAACTTGATGAAAACATCGGCAAGCGCGGGAAAGAAATACTTGAAGCGGCAGGGCACGAAGTTCTGACAGTTGCCGATCAAAAGATGTGCGGCTCTTCCGACGACAGCCTCATTGCTGTGTGTGCCAAAGAGGGGCGCTGTCTCGTCACACTAGATTTGGGATTTAGCAATCCGCTACTCTTCAGTCCCGCCAAACACTCCGGAATTGCGGTTTTACGTCTCCCAAGCAAAGCAAACCGAATAGATTTGCTTACAGCATTGGCAAATCTGATCCGAATTCTGGACCAATCATCGATAGCAGGTAAATTATGGATTGTAGAGCGGCATCGCGTCCGGGAATATAGACCAGACGACGAGCCGCTTTACTAA
- a CDS encoding DUF433 domain-containing protein, which yields MTSKDELLSRISIDPNICFGKPCIKGHRIWVSLILDFLASGMSTQQIIEEHPGITEDDILACIAYGAEMTRERYVDLPS from the coding sequence ATGACTAGCAAAGACGAACTCCTTTCCAGAATCTCCATCGATCCGAACATATGCTTTGGAAAACCCTGCATCAAAGGTCATCGCATATGGGTGTCGCTAATTCTTGATTTTCTTGCCAGCGGCATGTCGACACAGCAAATTATTGAGGAGCACCCCGGAATCACAGAAGATGACATTTTGGCGTGCATTGCATATGGTGCCGAAATGACTCGTGAGCGCTATGTAGATCTGCCAAGTTAG
- a CDS encoding alanine--glyoxylate aminotransferase family protein: MHVRDFLMIPGPTPVPDAVLEACARHPIGHRTKEMSEALKSVVVDLKWLGDTKSDVLVLTSSGTGAMDAAIANTINPGDKVLSLVCGVFGNRWAKIAEAYGAAVERITVEPGQCIDPEVVRTKLKENKDKPFKAVTITHNETSTGVMNDLKTIAALCKEHGALSIVDAVTSFGAVAIPMDDWGIDVLITGSQKALMLPPGMAFIFMGERAWQASKDCRTPRFYFDLAKYKKSLEDDTTPFTPNVSFIMGMQASMKLFRDEGKDKVFKRHQDLQKLLRKNLTSMGLKLFAADNIASPTITSILPPDGVSVADIRKGMKERFRIFVADGQESLQGKIFRIGHMGNVFERDILMTVACLKTVLADLGFKSK, translated from the coding sequence ATGCACGTCAGAGACTTCTTGATGATTCCTGGACCAACTCCTGTGCCGGATGCTGTCTTGGAAGCATGTGCGCGACATCCAATTGGTCACCGTACTAAAGAGATGTCGGAAGCATTGAAGTCTGTCGTTGTGGATCTCAAGTGGTTGGGTGATACCAAAAGCGATGTACTTGTTCTCACCAGTTCCGGAACAGGTGCAATGGATGCTGCTATTGCCAATACGATCAACCCAGGAGACAAGGTGCTTAGTCTTGTCTGTGGTGTGTTTGGTAATCGCTGGGCCAAAATCGCAGAGGCTTATGGCGCTGCTGTTGAAAGAATTACTGTTGAGCCGGGTCAATGTATCGATCCGGAAGTCGTGCGTACTAAGTTGAAAGAAAACAAGGACAAGCCATTTAAGGCGGTCACCATTACGCACAACGAAACATCGACTGGTGTGATGAATGATTTGAAGACGATTGCTGCTTTGTGCAAGGAGCACGGCGCGCTTTCAATTGTTGATGCAGTGACAAGCTTTGGCGCTGTTGCAATTCCAATGGATGATTGGGGAATTGATGTTCTCATTACAGGCAGCCAGAAGGCTTTGATGTTGCCACCGGGAATGGCGTTCATTTTCATGGGCGAGCGCGCCTGGCAGGCAAGTAAGGACTGCCGCACTCCGAGATTCTATTTTGATTTGGCTAAGTACAAGAAATCTCTGGAAGATGATACGACGCCATTTACGCCAAATGTGTCGTTCATTATGGGTATGCAAGCCTCAATGAAGCTTTTCCGAGATGAAGGAAAAGACAAAGTCTTTAAACGCCATCAAGATTTGCAAAAGCTCTTGCGTAAAAATCTGACTTCGATGGGATTGAAATTGTTTGCGGCGGACAACATTGCTTCTCCGACAATTACTTCTATTCTGCCGCCCGATGGAGTGAGCGTCGCTGACATTCGTAAAGGAATGAAAGAACGCTTTCGAATCTTTGTTGCTGATGGTCAGGAGTCTCTGCAGGGCAAGATATTTCGCATCGGGCACATGGGCAATGTCTTTGAACGCGACATCTTAATGACCGTTGCTTGTTTGAAGACGGTGCTGGCAGATTTGGGTTTCAAGTCCAAATAA
- a CDS encoding NUDIX domain-containing protein — translation MISEIKSKFCMLCGNALTFIEAGDRTAPACSQPTCNFIDWNNPIPGAHVLVSLEGRVLLVRRGNMPMKGDWCLPGGYMESYENPEQTAARELLEETGLESVINKKNILSVIAEGHNDIQVFYWTKVITGGSLTLSSETMDLRFFEEHELPSNIAFESHAQVIKDWFAKNRRKSNVVRLEQPGSDQDLAYN, via the coding sequence ATGATTTCGGAAATAAAATCAAAATTTTGCATGCTCTGCGGCAATGCTCTAACTTTCATTGAAGCCGGTGACAGAACAGCACCCGCTTGTTCCCAGCCGACATGCAACTTCATTGACTGGAATAATCCAATTCCAGGAGCACATGTTCTCGTTAGTTTAGAAGGACGCGTGCTTCTCGTAAGGCGCGGCAACATGCCGATGAAAGGTGATTGGTGTCTGCCTGGTGGTTATATGGAAAGTTATGAAAACCCTGAGCAAACAGCGGCTAGAGAGTTGCTTGAAGAAACCGGTTTAGAGTCAGTCATCAACAAGAAGAACATTTTGTCGGTAATCGCCGAAGGACATAACGATATTCAGGTATTTTATTGGACCAAAGTAATCACAGGCGGTTCGCTGACACTTAGCAGCGAGACAATGGATTTGCGCTTCTTTGAAGAACACGAGCTTCCATCAAACATCGCATTTGAGTCTCATGCACAAGTTATAAAAGATTGGTTCGCTAAAAATCGTCGCAAATCAAATGTAGTGCGCCTTGAACAACCTGGGTCCGATCAAGACTTGGCATACAACTAA
- a CDS encoding ParB N-terminal domain-containing protein has translation MHRNRKHGYKHTNEEIVEVAVDDIFVSEKNVQRVLRDKTQIEKMRRDFESGRNMVRVVLHPRALGGYDVEDGRHRVIAAKAAGITYIDAVIKGQ, from the coding sequence ATGCATCGCAATCGCAAACACGGTTACAAACACACCAACGAAGAAATCGTTGAGGTCGCCGTTGACGATATTTTCGTCTCTGAAAAGAACGTCCAACGTGTACTTCGCGATAAAACACAAATCGAAAAAATGCGCCGCGATTTCGAATCCGGTCGCAACATGGTCCGCGTTGTTCTTCATCCTCGCGCTTTGGGTGGCTACGACGTCGAAGACGGACGTCACCGCGTCATCGCCGCCAAAGCAGCCGGCATCACCTACATCGATGCTGTAATCAAAGGACAATAA